The Xanthomonas rydalmerensis genomic interval TAGTCGGCGGGCAGGCCGTTGAGGCTGGCCGGGTAGCTGCCCTTGCCGTTGAGCGCGTTGGCGATCTGCACCGCGCTGTTCCAGTCCGGCATCAGGTAGTCCCAATCCCAGCCGAGGACCCGCTGCGAGGTCAACGACAGGTCCATGATGTCGTATTCCTTGCGGTGCGAACTGTCCAGGTACAGGCTGACCCGGTTGCCGTCGCCCCACTGGTACAGCGCCTTGGCATTGGCCTGGTTGTACTCGTTGTTGCCGTAGCCCTTCCACTTGTCCATTTCGCCGTGCACCAGCGAGGTGTACAGCGAGAAGCCGTGGATGTCGCCGGTGTCGCCGCGCAGGTAGGTGCGGCGGGTGCTGTCGGAGCCGAGGGTCTGGCTGAAGCGGATGCCGGCGTCGGCATCCGGATCGGCGGAGTAGTAACGCACGGTGCCGCCGAGGTTGCTGCTCGACGGCGTGCCCAGGCCGCCGGCGCCCTGCGCCAGTTCCACCGAGGCCACGTTCTCGGAAATGATCGCGCGGGTCACCTGCAGGCCGTCGGTGACGCCGTAGCTCATGTTGCCCAGCGGCACGCCGTCCAGGGTGAAGCCGAGCCGGCTCTGGTCGAAGCCGTGCAGGCTGATCGCAGTGGACCATTCGTAGGCGCCGAACGGATCGGCCGACTGGAACTGCACGCCCGGCAGCTTGTCCAGCACCTTCAGCGCGCTGGTGCCGGGGGCGGCGATTCCGATGTCCTCACGGGTGATGCGCTGCACCTGGCGGGTGGTGCCGCTGGACACGACGGTGATCGCGTCGAGCATCGTGGCATCGTTGCCGCTCGCGCTGGCCGCCGCATCGGCGGTTGCGGTGGCGGCGGCCGGCGCGGTCTCGGCCAGCGCGGCGAAGGCCGGCAGGGCGGACGCGACGGCGAGCACCAGCGCGTGCGGGCGCAAGGATCTGGAAGTGGGGGTCATCGAAAGTCACCAATCATGAGGGAGAGAGGCTCCGGACCTGCCGCGCTGGGCGCGGGCAGCCGGCACCGGGCCGGTACGCGGCCCGCCCGCCACGATGCAACGGTTTTGTGAACGTTTCGGGGCGGTCCGGTGTCGGCTGTGGGACAGCGCGCCGACCGCGGGTGACGGTGATCACCGCGCATCCTGGCCTTGCGGCGCAGTCGGCACCTGCGGCGACGCGCGGCATCGCAGCGCCAGCGGCGCGACGTATGATGCCGGGCCTGCCACCGCCGCTGCCTTCGATGAAGCTCGCCATCCTGTCCCGCAATACCAAGCTGTACTCGACCCGGCGCCTGGTCGAGGCCGGCCGCGAACGCGGGCACACGGTGCGCGTACTGGACCCGCTGCGCTGCTATATGCGCATCGCCGCCGGCGCCTTCACCATGCATTACAAGGGCAAGCCGATCACCGGCTACGACGCGGTGATCCCGCGGATCGGCAATTCGGTGACCCGCTACGGCACCGCGGTGCTGCGGCAGTTGGAGATGATGGGCGTCTGTACGCCAAACCCGTCCGATGCGATCCTGCGCGCCCGCGACAAGCTGCGCGCGCACCAATTGCTGGCGGCCAAGGGCATCGACATGCCGATGACCGTGTTCGGCGACAACCCGGACGACACCGGCGATCTGCTGTCCATGCTCGGCCCGCCGCCGCACGTGGTGAAGTTGAACGAAGGCACCCAGGGCACCGGGGTGATCCTGACCGAGAAGGCCAGCGCCTCGCGTGGCGTGGTCGAGGCGCTGCGCGGGCTGTATGCCAATTTCCTGGTGCAGGAGTTCATCGGCGAGGCCGAGGGCGCCGACCTGCGCTGCTTCGTGGTCGGCAACCAGGTGGTAGCGGCGATGCGCCGCACCGCGCCGGAGGGCGACTTCCGCTCCAACCTGCATCTCGGCGGTGCCGCCGAGCGGACCGTGGCCAGCCGCGGCGAGCAGGAGGTGGCGGTGCGCTCGGCCAAGGCGCTGGGCCTGGGCGTGGCCGGCGTCGACCTGATCCGCTCGCGGCGCGGGCCGCTGGTGCTGGAGGTCAACTCCACGCCGGGCCTGGAAGGCATCGAGACGGTCTGTGGGCTGGATATCGCCGGCAAGGTCATCGAGCACCTCGAGGCCTGCCTGAAGCGAAAGAAATCAGTGATTTAGCTGCGTTTCTGGCCGCGCGTTCTGGCTTAACGCTGGTTTAATTCGGCCCTGCGTAAGCTTCATCGGACCGCAGCTCTGCCCTCCTCAGCAGGAACGGTAATCGGGATAGAAAACCTTTCGGCCCAGGCAGCCCCGCTGCCTGGGTCTTTTTGTTGGGGATGCTGGAATGGGGCTGATGCGTGCGCGTGCTTGCGGCAATGTTTCGGCGAAAGCTACATTCGCGATGTAGTGCAGTGCTGTTGTGATGCCGGGAATGCGAGGCGATGTGCCAAGGTGAGGCGCCCATGAACGTGAAGAAAGTGTTCGCGCGGCAACTCAGTACAATCTCGCAGCACTCGGAGCGGTACGAACGTCCCCGAAAGCGGACGATCACGGTTTGGCGCAAGCATTCGACGCAGGTCGTGACATTCGCGATCGGTGCAGGTCGCGACCGCTGTGCTGCTGCAAGAACTAATCAGGGTGAGGCGCTGTCTGATGCAGCGACCTGCCAGGTGGGTCGCAAGCGAGGCGTCGCTGAACATTCACCAGGATGCATTGCAGGACCATGGCGGTTGCCGTCGTGGACAACGAGGAGGCGCGGCATTGACGTGGCGCCCTCCACTGGCAAGTAGTACGACTGACGGGGTACATGTTGGTGCGAATTCTAGTGATCGAAGACAACAGCGACATCGCCGCCAATCTGGGCGATTACCTCGAGGACCGCGGCCATACCGTCGATTTCGCCGCCGATGGCGTCACCGGCCTGCACCTGGCGGTAGTGCATGAATTCGACGCGATCGTGCTCGACCTCAACCTGCCGGGCATGGACGGCATCGAGGTCTGTCGCAAGCTGCGCAACGAGGCGCGCAAGCAGACCCCGGTGCTGATGCTCACCGCGCGCGATTCGCTGGACAACAAGCTCGCCGGCTTCGATTCCGGTGCCGACGACTATCTGATCAAGCCGTTCGCGCTGCAGGAAGTGGAAGTGCGGCTCAACGCGCTGTCGCGCCGCGGCAAGGGCGTGCACACCCGGGTGCTGGAGACCGGCGACCTGGAATACAACCTGGATACGCTGGAGGTCCGTCGCCAGGGCAAGCTGCTGCAGCTCAATCCCACCGCGCTGAAGATCCTGCAGGCGCTGATGGAAGCCGCGCCGGCGGTGGTGACCCGGCAGGAGCTGGAAACCCGTGTGTGGGGCGAGGAACTGCCCGATTCCGACTCCCTGCGCGTGCATATCCATGGCCTGCGCGCGGTGGTGGACAAGCCGTTCGACGTGCCGATGATCCAGACCCGTCACGGCATCGGCTACCGCATCGCCGCACCCGATGCCTGAAGCACCGGCGTTGCCGCGGGTCGTGCGGCGGCGCGGGCGTTACCGCCGCCGCCTCCGCAGCCGCATCATCCTCTCGTTCGTGCTGTTGGGCTTCGGCCTGACCGCGCTGTTCGCGTTCGCCACCAACTGGGCGCGCGCGCGCGTGGAGAACCAGCTGGTCGAGGTGGTGCTGAACCGCAACATCGACGAGTACTCGCACCGGTTCTTTTCCGATCCGTCGAAGAATCCGGATCTGCCGGTGCAGCAGATGGTCGGCCGGGTGGTCAAGAGCGACCGTTTCGAGGCGCTGCGGCGCGAGCAGCCGGAGTGGTACAACTTTTCCGACGGCATCCACAACGTGTCCGGTCGCGACGAAACCGGCAAGCCGTTCTCCTACAAGGTGGCGGTGCGCAAGACCCCGAACGTCTGGTTCTTCCTCGCCTACGACATGACCCAGACCATGCAGGGTGAGGTGCAGCTCAATCGCACGTTGATCCTGTCGGTGCTGGTGTTCAGCGCGTTGTCCCTGGTGATCGGCTGGTGGTCGGCGTCGCGGGTGATGCGGCCGGTGTCGGACCTGGCGGCGCGCTTGCGCGCGTATCGCGGCAGTAGCGATCCCAAGCCGCTGGCGCCGCACTTTCCCGACGACGAGGTCGGCCAGTTGGCCGAGGCGTTGGACGACTACTCGGCGCGCCTGACCGAAGTGGTGCAGCGCGACCGCGAGTTCAATGCGGACGTCAGCCATGAACTGCGCACGCCGCTGGCGGTGATCCGTGGCGCCACCGAACTGCTGCTGACCCGGCCCAATCTCGACGAGAAGGTGCTGCAGCGCCTGCAGCGCATCCAGCGCGCCGAACAGCAGTGCAGCGACCTGATCGGCTCGCTGCTGCTGCTGTCGCGCAACGAGCGCGGGCAGGGCCACAGCAACGTCGCCAAGGTCGCCGAGCAGTTGATCGAATCGCACCGCGCGCAGTTGGGCGGCAAGCCGCTGCAGTTGTTGCTGGAAGGCGAGCGCAACCTCACCATCGATGCGCCGGAAGCGGCGCTGTCGGTGGCGCTGGGCAACCTGATCGGCAATGCGGTCAAGTACACCCAGGAAGGGCAGGTGGTGGTGCGGGTGCTGAGCGACGCGGTGCAGGTGATCGATTCCGGTCCCGGCCTGAGCGAAGAGGACGCGGCCAAGCTGTTCCAGCGCGGCTATCGCGGCACGCATGCAGGCCATTCTCAGGGCGGCGGCATCGGCCTGTCGATCGTCAGCCGGCTATGCGATCTCTATGGTTGGCAGGTCAACGTGCGTCCGGGCGCCACCAAGGGCGTGGTGGCGACGCTATGGTTCAAGCCGGCTTGAGGTGCTGGCGGGACGGTGCGTCTAAGCTTCCTTGTAGGATCGGCTTCAGCCGCGACCAAGCTTTCCGGGCAAGCCCGTCCCGTCGGGACTGAAGTCCCTCCCGCAGTGCAGTCGCAACCGCACTGCATTCGCTAAACATCCCTGATCTCATGCCCCGGCTTTTGTGGGAGCGGCTTCAGCCACGACGTCTTCGCAACGGATCGCGCTTGAGCGCGCTCCTAAAGGAGACGCTTGGCCGCCGCCAGCGCGCGGTACTGCCGATCCAGCGTTTCCACGGCTTCCTGGAGCTCTGCTGCGGCGCCGTCGTTGACCACCACATCGTCGGCAATGGCCAGGCGCGCGGCGCGGGTGGCCTGCGCCGCCAGCATGCGCTGCGCCAGGTCGGCGGTGATGCCGTCGCGCTGCATCAGGCGTGCGTGTTGCAGCGCCTCGGGGGCGTCGATCACCAGGATCCGGTCGAGCCAGGGATAGGCGGCGCGTGCGCCGACCTCGGTCAACAGCGGAATGGCCGCGATCGCATACGGCCCTAAGGCTTCGCGGCAG includes:
- the rimK gene encoding 30S ribosomal protein S6--L-glutamate ligase; this translates as MKLAILSRNTKLYSTRRLVEAGRERGHTVRVLDPLRCYMRIAAGAFTMHYKGKPITGYDAVIPRIGNSVTRYGTAVLRQLEMMGVCTPNPSDAILRARDKLRAHQLLAAKGIDMPMTVFGDNPDDTGDLLSMLGPPPHVVKLNEGTQGTGVILTEKASASRGVVEALRGLYANFLVQEFIGEAEGADLRCFVVGNQVVAAMRRTAPEGDFRSNLHLGGAAERTVASRGEQEVAVRSAKALGLGVAGVDLIRSRRGPLVLEVNSTPGLEGIETVCGLDIAGKVIEHLEACLKRKKSVI
- a CDS encoding response regulator transcription factor; its protein translation is MRILVIEDNSDIAANLGDYLEDRGHTVDFAADGVTGLHLAVVHEFDAIVLDLNLPGMDGIEVCRKLRNEARKQTPVLMLTARDSLDNKLAGFDSGADDYLIKPFALQEVEVRLNALSRRGKGVHTRVLETGDLEYNLDTLEVRRQGKLLQLNPTALKILQALMEAAPAVVTRQELETRVWGEELPDSDSLRVHIHGLRAVVDKPFDVPMIQTRHGIGYRIAAPDA
- a CDS encoding sensor histidine kinase, yielding MPEAPALPRVVRRRGRYRRRLRSRIILSFVLLGFGLTALFAFATNWARARVENQLVEVVLNRNIDEYSHRFFSDPSKNPDLPVQQMVGRVVKSDRFEALRREQPEWYNFSDGIHNVSGRDETGKPFSYKVAVRKTPNVWFFLAYDMTQTMQGEVQLNRTLILSVLVFSALSLVIGWWSASRVMRPVSDLAARLRAYRGSSDPKPLAPHFPDDEVGQLAEALDDYSARLTEVVQRDREFNADVSHELRTPLAVIRGATELLLTRPNLDEKVLQRLQRIQRAEQQCSDLIGSLLLLSRNERGQGHSNVAKVAEQLIESHRAQLGGKPLQLLLEGERNLTIDAPEAALSVALGNLIGNAVKYTQEGQVVVRVLSDAVQVIDSGPGLSEEDAAKLFQRGYRGTHAGHSQGGGIGLSIVSRLCDLYGWQVNVRPGATKGVVATLWFKPA
- the coaE gene encoding dephospho-CoA kinase (Dephospho-CoA kinase (CoaE) performs the final step in coenzyme A biosynthesis.): MTDFVVGLTGGVASGKSELSRRFEAKDIVVADADLAARAVVAPGHPALAQIVARFGPQILQDDGQLDRAALRQRVFEDVTARRDLEAITHPAIRQLLQERCREALGPYAIAAIPLLTEVGARAAYPWLDRILVIDAPEALQHARLMQRDGITADLAQRMLAAQATRAARLAIADDVVVNDGAAAELQEAVETLDRQYRALAAAKRLL